The DNA window GCATTTCCCGGTGCATTCTCCAACTTTCATCTCTGCTCCTCTTGTACCTCAACAGGACAAAGTTACCCACTTCTTCCTTTCCCAATCATGTTAAGCTCCACACGTGATCTTTTTCCCTCCCCCCTCACTACCCCTGCATAACACCGACACGCGACTTTTTGGTCCCCGCACAAGACTCCAACTCCTTTTCCCACAGGAAACTTAAGCTTCTGATGATAAGTGGAAGCTACGGCTCTGAAATCCTTCAGGGCTGGCCGTCCTAAAATTCCATTATATGCTGAAAAAGTATCCACCACGGTGAACGCTGTCATCTTTGTTATCCGCCGAGGATCAGTTCCCAAGGATAGGGGAAGCAGAATCTGACCCAAAGGTGGGATGACGTGTCCTGCAAACCCATACAGCGGGGAGGAGACCGGCTCAAACTCAAATCCTTCCACCTTCATCTGATCCAACGTGCTCTTGAACAAGACGTTCACGGAGCTTCCATTATCAACAAATATCTTTGCCACATCATAATTGGCAATGGTGGTCGTTACCACCAAGGCATCCTTATGTGGAGTCACAACGCCTCGGAGGTCTTCCGGCCCAAAGCTGATTTCGGGGTCTTGTGGTAAGCCTGCACCCCTAGATATCTCAAAGTTCTCCAACCTTCTCCCATGTGCCTTCCGAGCTCGCCCACAGTCTCCATCAGTAGCATCCtccgagatcatatgaatcatttCTCTCGTAGGGTGGTTATCCTCATTCATTCCCCTCCTCGGTTCCACGAGCTCCTGAGGGACATCATGACGTCGACCTTCCCCTCTCTGCTCACCCATCCTCTGATTTATCCATGGAGGGCCTTGACCACGCCTAGGGGGCGAGCGAGACCTTTGTCGACTCCTGAATGAGGATCTTTCTCGTCTATCCCGTGAAGGCAATCTAGCACTGCACCCAACCCTTCGCGACTTCTCCCCCCTCTCCTCGGGCTCCCTCACCTCCGTCACCTCATCACGACTCCTATCCAGAGGAACATGTGATGAGAATTGTCTTCTGTCCCTAGCTTTAATCTCCTCTCTTTCCCCTGCGCCCCTCTTCCTTCCTCCTCCCTCCGCTCCCTCAACTCCACTCCTCCCAGGTCGCTGCTCCATTCTCTTATGCCACTGGGCATCTTCAAGATTTATATATTTCTCAGCTCGAGCCAACAGATCATCATAGCTCGACGGAGGCTTCTTGACCAGCGACTTGAAAAACTCCCCTCCCCTCAGTCCTTGTGTGaaggcacttatcatgatgtcaggGGTAGTCGCTGGTATTTCCAACGCTGCACTGTTGAAAAGCTGGACAAATTCTCGCAAAGTCTCATTCTCTTGTTGTTTCATCCCGAACAggctcaaataatttttctggtgccTCTTGCTGCTAGCAAATCGGTGCAAGAAGGCAGCTGATAAATCCTCGAAAGAGCGTATGGAGTTGGGCGGCAAGGAATTAAACCATTGCTGGGCTGACCTCACCAAAGTGCCCAGACACACCCTGCACTTGACTCCATCTGAATACTGATGCAACAGAGCTGTGTTCTCAAACCTCCCCAAGTGTTCTTCGGGGTCCGTATGTCCATCATATTCTTCAACCTTTGACTGTCGGAAATTTGGAGGAAGCCCCTCTTCCAAAATGGCGAGGGAAAAAGGACTTCCCTTCTTGGGGGCTGCAGCTCTGTTTCCCAATTGCTGCCTCAGCGTCCGTATCTCCCTCCACATCTCTTCCATCTCCGGATTCTCCTCACTTGGGCGGGGTCGCGTCTCCTCCACCCTACTCTGACTTTCCTCCACATTCTCCTCTCGCTCCTGGCGAGCGGCCTGATCTTCTGCAAACATAGACTCTTGATTCCTTTTCATGGCCTCATCCACTGTCCGGGTGATAAATTGAGCCAACTGTTCTagggtcaagttccccacattTTCATTAGGACGGGGTTGCTCGACCCTGTtctcttgacgaggttgttcTGTTCTCGCCTCCTGATGGGGTTGTTCCTGCCTCGCCTCAACATGAGACGGTTTGGGTCCCCTCTGAGGCCGCGATGACGCTAAGTTAACTCTTCTGCTTCCTCTCCTGcctaccatctctacgtctcaactcaaacttcccacagacggcgccaagtgatactcacgggaaatctagggtccgatcccaacgagcgtcactagttcagacgtgggctttaagatgaccctgagcctgaaatcaagaaaaagaccgttaagagggggctaggagggtgtcctggcgtagcccctccgacgctcaagtcagtgactgaggatatatgaggggagcagctaagggtgctgctgaaaacaatatcgAATTCCTCCTTGAATTAACaatcaaacctggtatttataagagaatacctgggcccttgATGGGCCTGTCTTTCATTTGGGCCAGGGATGGGCCAGGGGTGATGGGCTCATCCATGGGTATCAGGTGAGTACATTAGTAGAATTTCTTTGATTTACTTCGTATATTCAATGAATTAATGGGTAGATAATTGTCAATGTAAATGCACGTGAAATAATAGGTTACCATTTTACTTGGCCGCGGGTTCTGTGAAAGACCCACTCATTATTCCGGCAACTTTAACAACTCTAGGTGGGTAAGGTGCTTTCTCCAAAGGCGGTTAATCGAGAAACGTTTCGGCACAGATGCTGCGTATTTTACAGGCGAAAAAAGTAGTGAATATTGAGGTTATTGGGGAAAATCTATTTCTTCAAGATTTTTCTTCGGATATTGATCGTCGTCGTGATTTATATGGTGGACTACTGAATTTATTTAAGGACTTAGTAGTGTTTCAAGAGCCAATTGGTTTAAAAAATCCAGCACTACCGTCTTTTCATGAAACTCCGATTTGGGTCTAGTGTTATAATGTTACATGGGCTTTCATGAATACAGCTATAATCAGCAATATTGGGGAGCAGATTGTTCGGGTGATTGAGGTATATATCAGCCATTGTTGATTACATTGAAAGACTATTAAGAATACATTTTGACAATAAATCAACAGTTATGTATTCCAATTACAATTGAAGCTCGACGAAGTCAAAACATATTGATATTAGTTAGTTCTTGGTTATTAAAGAAAAAATTCGGAGTGACAAGTTTACTATTGACCATATCGGTACAAATTCTATGGTTGTAGATCTGCTTACTAAGAGACTATAACCCAAACAGTTTCAAGAGCACATTGTTCATATAAATATTATGTCAATTGagaaatttcaattttagtgagattttgttattttaaatgctttcgGTTGTAGACATTTTAAGCTACACTTatgtaaaattattttttgcataaataaattttaattcaagACACGTTTTAATTATGGTTTAAAGTTTGATTTCAATAAAGTTTAAGGATGACCAATTGGAAATAGGCATGCTATGATCACCTTGCATGAAATTTTCACACATCCACTTCATAATTCATGTCATTTAGTTGTGTTCGCATATGTGATCATTGACGAGTCTAGTTACCTTGAGTATAGCGAAGACTGCTTTGATTCTATGTTgatgttgaaaaaaaaaattgttgcacATAAATTAACaggaaataaatattaaaattaatatatcagAATTGGGTGTTGTGCTTGGTGTTGACAGCACAAGCACACAACATAGCAGCGGAAATTTGTAATTTAACTTTGATATAATTTCAATAACAAAATACCAGATttgaattatgcacaagtacaaatacttgtgcgatgcctcATGGCAAGAAATTCACTAGAACAATTATTtaaatcgtttacaccaaaaAAAATACTAGTGAgaatatcaaaatcaaattccTTGACACTCCAAGGAATTAAAAATGCATCAAAATAAACCTCATAAAAACTAGATGCATAGAACAAAAAATGTATTgcttaaaacaaaaaaaaacgaAACCACTCTTCGTtcaacactctgcgtcagtgttgtACTTCGAGTGTTGGCAATACCAATCGGCAACACTGTCACAAGATCGTCGGACCACTCTTGCTCATGTTGCAAATCTTCGAAACCTGAATCTCCCTCAGCAAAGCTCTATAGCCGTCAGCGTATCTTCCTGCTTCCCCAACTTTATTGATAGTTTACCCACTTATATATAATCCATTTCTTTGACCTAGATCTTCATAGATCCTTCCCACCTATAAACAAGGAAATGAGAGTTTAATAGGAATCAAACTCTAATCCAAAGATAACTACACTATATTTCAATAACAAACTTATAGATAGAttcctaaattaattaaataaatcctaaTAAAAAGATTCACTATATCAAGGAAATCAAATCTATCAGTTTTGGTTAGGAGTGCAAAAGCGAAACACAATCTCAAGATGAATtaggaataaaatattcctttcaatctccccaTTTTTGCATTGCATGTCAAAACTTCCAACGATGGCGACTGTGACACAACTCCCCCTGCGATGTAATATTTTATCTCCCCCTAAATTTCATCTCCCCCTGAATTTGACAAGTTTGTGCAGTGGGGTATTGTGGACCGTGTTGTTAGCACTTTCCACAACACATACCTAAACTTTGTTGAGCTGATTACAATACTTGACCTCGAGTTCATTACTTCATTATCACATAAGATATAACAATAAAGAACAAAAGCAAACATAAAGCAGAACGAATAAAGCAACACGAACAAAGGATAGGAAAGGTAAGCATTAAGTAATCTAATCATCAGTGTCATCTCCATTGTCACCAGTCGAGGTACCAGTAGAGGGGCCAGCTTCGGGTCCTGGTGAAACAACTCCCCCTTTTTGACCAGAATGCACGCCCACATCGAGGCGCAATCGATAATCCGCAATCAAAGACTCATAATATGCAATTGTGGCATTGGATTGGGTTATCTGTGTGTTGGCATATGCAATGGTGTCACGAGCTTGTTGAATCTGTTGAAGACCGAAGGCGATTTGGGCATGGACCTCGGGAACCATCAATACGACATAGTCTTCAGATGCAGTGTTACCAACACCAGGTGCAACACCAGGAGCAACAGGTAATGGTCGGAGGAACCGAGGAGGGAGCAGTGTGGGTAGTATGTGGTGGAGCACCTGTTGCAGACCAAGGAAGATCAACTACCCTTTTTCCTTTAAAATATGCTGGAGCAATTTTCAATGGTTCTCCTATGTCGATCAACTGGTCCTCAGTATCAGAAACAAAGCCTTGGGATTCCAGAATCCAAAAAATCAAGGAAGGAAATGGGAGTTTCGTCGATTTTAGTCCACCTTCTGCAAATTGAAGAACAGTGGTGAATACCAGATGTCCAAAGTTGAAGTTGCGCCCTGTTCCAATGGTGAAGAGAGTAACTGCTTGTGGTCTAGTGACCACAGTGGTGTTTGAAGAGGGAGTCCAGTTTCGAATAGCAGTTTTGTGCAAAACAGAGTAAAACGAGGTCAGATTTTCCGCAGCAAGGCGCTTGGGGAGACTAGGGAATTCAGTGATGAGGCCCCCCATGAGTTCAGAAGTAATATCATCAATGTGCGGGAGAGCATCCTCATTTGCAGGAGTGGGAGTATTGTAGAACTCGTTTATGGTATTGGGAGAGAAATCATATATAATGTCACGGACAAATACCCTTCCATACTTAGCAGATCTTCTATTATCAACACAGGAGACCAAATTGTAGTAGAATTCGAGGACTGCTCGTCTTGCATAGGGCAGCACTGAGTTGACAGTGGAACTAAATCTGCGGGACTGAAGGAAAGCCGTCAGATTGTATTTCCCATATGCTTCGAAATCAATGTTGCTTTCCTCAATAAATTCTCTTTGTGCATATAGATACCATTGACCGACAGCAGTCTCAATATAGAAGTTCGAGGAGAAGGAAGAGGTAAGATTGTAGTCATCCAAATCCGTGTTGTCAGCATCTAGCTCAACACGGGGCTCAACACCTTCAGCAGTTTCCTCAGTCTCAAATGCTTGATCAGAAACATCCTCAGATTCTTTGTCGTCAGTCTCGGAGTCTGATAGACTCTTTTCGAGGGTCTCAGGTTCAATATTGCCAACTTTATTCACAAattcttttctcttcttttaTTCACGTAGGCTGTTAAAAAAATCAGCCAGCGATTGTTCTTCATCCAAAGTAAAACTTTCCTCTGGAGGATGGTCAGGAGATTTTGAATACGGAGCGGCAGAGGTAGAAAAGGAAGCAGATGCCCTCTTTGAGAGAGTAGGCCGCTTTCGAGCGACCAACTCGAAATTTTCATCATTTGAGTCATCGGTCGATGAAAAATCTGGATCGAGAGTAAAGTAGGTGGCCATTCTGGGTTTATTCGGTTCATCAAAATTAGGGCTATACCCTGCTTGCCGTTTTGATCGTCGTCGATAGCTTGAAGTTTGTGGGGGAAATGCCCGCTGATATGCATCATGATCCAGAGGATTGTCCGCATCCCAAGGATTTCTCGGTTCTCCTGGAGCAATTTCCTCCAGTGGAGTCGGTTCGAGGACACCAACCACTATCTGTAATGGATTTTCATGCAGGGTCTCAGAGAATGGTGTTGTAGGCGGTGTTGTTTCTGGAGGAGGAACAC is part of the Primulina eburnea isolate SZY01 chromosome 1, ASM2296580v1, whole genome shotgun sequence genome and encodes:
- the LOC140805765 gene encoding uncharacterized protein, whose amino-acid sequence is MVGRRGSRRVNLASSRPQRGPKPSHVEARQEQPHQEARTEQPRQENRVEQPRPNENVGNLTLEQLAQFITRTVDEAMKRNQESMFAEDQAARQEREENVEESQSRVEETRPRPSEENPEMEEMWREIRTLRQQLGNRAAAPKKGSPFSLAILEEGLPPNFRQSKVEEYDGHTDPEEHLGRFENTALLHQYSDGVKCRVCLGTLVRSAQQWFNSLPPNSIRSFEDLSAAFLHRFASSKRHQKNYLSLFGMKQQENETLREFVQLFNSAALEIPATTPDIMISAFTQGLRGGEFFKSLVKKPPSSYDDLLARAEKYINLEDAQWHKRMEQRPGRSGVEGAEGGGRKRGAGEREEIKARDRRQFSSHVPLDRSRDEVTEVREPEERGEKSRRVGCSARLPSRDRRERSSFRSRQRSRSPPRRGQGPPWINQRMGEQRGEGRRHDVPQELVEPRRGMNEDNHPTREMIHMISEDATDGDCGRARKAHGRRLENFEISRGAGLPQDPEISFGPEDLRGVVTPHKDALVVTTTIANYDVAKIFVDNGSSVNVLFKSTLDQMKVEGFEFEPVSSPLYGFAGHVIPPLGQILLPLSLGTDPRRITKMTAFTVVDTFSAYNGILGRPALKDFRAVASTYHQKLKFPVGKGVGVLCGDQKVACRCYAGVVRGEGKRSRVELNMIGKGRSG